Within the Irregularibacter muris genome, the region GGACATGGATTATATTAAATTTTTATCACTTCAAAAATTGAAGTTAATGCATAATATGTATTGAAACTTTATCAAAATATGTTATGATAAAGTTAAAGGAATATGGGTAATAATATTAAAGATATGATGAAAGGAGAATGTTATCATGGCTAATGAAAAAGTTGTTATCATAACCCAGGATAATTTTGAACAAGAGGTAGAAAAAAGTGATCAACCTGTATTGGTGGACTTCTGGGCTGAGTGGTGTGGACCATGTCAAATGGTAGGACCTATTATCGATGATTTAGCAGGAGAATATGATGGTAAAGCCAAAGTAGCAAAGCTAAATGTTGATGAACAAAAAGACTTAGCACGAAAATTCAGGGTAATGAGTATTCCTTCTGTTTTATTCTTTAAGGATGGAAAAGAAGTTGATCGTTTGGTAGGTGCCCAGGATAAAAGCCAATATGCTTCTAAGTTGGATAGCTTATTATAAGAATAACAGCAAAGCAGCTCTAGAAAAATAGAAAAGCTTAGTCCCAAAGGGACATGACCAACTTTCTTACTTCATAAAAAAAGACCCTAGGGTCTTTTTTTATTGAAATAAAATCTTATCTTTAAGAATACACCCCGGGATGTATTTTAAGTCCAATTGGTTTTATCTTATTATTCTTTCTTCCCCTAATTCCTTTACCAATGCTTCTATCATTTTGTCACTGGGTTGGAATAGGAAGGTATGGA harbors:
- the trxA gene encoding thioredoxin produces the protein MANEKVVIITQDNFEQEVEKSDQPVLVDFWAEWCGPCQMVGPIIDDLAGEYDGKAKVAKLNVDEQKDLARKFRVMSIPSVLFFKDGKEVDRLVGAQDKSQYASKLDSLL